In a genomic window of Brassica rapa cultivar Chiifu-401-42 chromosome A10, CAAS_Brap_v3.01, whole genome shotgun sequence:
- the LOC103845407 gene encoding 40S ribosomal protein S15a isoform X1: protein MVRISVLNDALKSMFNAEKRGKRQVMIRPSSKVIIKFLIVMQKHGYIGEFEYVDDHRSGKIVVELNGRLNKCGVISPRFDVGVKEIEGWTARLLPSRQFGYIVLTTSAGIMDHEEARRKNVGGKVLGFFY from the exons ATGGTGAGAATCAGTGTGCTTAACGATGCTCTGAAGAGTATGTTCAATGCGGAGAAGAGAGGCAAGAGGCAGGTCATGATCAGGCCTTCGTCTAAGGTCATCATCAAGTTTCTCATTGTCATGCAGAAACACG GTTACATTGGCGAGTTCGAGTACGTTGATGACCACAGGTCTGGTAAGATTGTCGTTGAGCTCAATGGAAGACTGAACAAATGTGGTGTCATCAGTCCCCGTTTCGATGTCGGAGTTAAGGAGATCGAAGGTTGGACCGCTCGTCTTCTTCCTTCCAGACAG TTTGGTTACATTGTTCTTACAACCTCCGCCGGTATCATGGACCACGAAGAGGCGAGGAGAAAGAATGTTGGTGGAAAAGTTCTTGGATTCTTTTACTGA
- the LOC103845413 gene encoding histone H2B.11 yields the protein MAPKAEKKPAEKKPASEKPVEEKSKAEKAPAEKKPKAGKKLPKEAGAGGDKKKKMKKKSVETYKIYIFKVLKQVHPDIGISSKAMGIMNSFINDIFEKLAGESSKLARYNKKPTITSREIQTAVRLVLPGELAKHAVSEGTKAVTKFTSS from the coding sequence ATGGCGCCCAAGGCAGAGAAGAAGCCCGCAGAGAAGAAACCAGCCTCCGAGAAGCCGGTTGAAGAGAAATCGAAAGCCGAGAAGGCTCCGGCGGAGAAGAAACCAAAGGCCGGGAAGAAGCTCCCCAAGGAAGCCGGCGCGGGCggagacaagaagaagaagatgaagaagaagagcgtCGAGACGTACAAGATCTACATCTTCAAGGTGCTGAAGCAGGTTCACCCCGACATCGGAATCTCGAGCAAAGCGATGGGGATCATGAACAGCTTCATCAACGACATCTTCGAGAAGCTCGCTGGCGAGTCCTCCAAGCTTGCGAGGTACAACAAGAAGCCTACCATCACTTCTAGGGAGATTCAGACCGCGGTGAGGCTTGTGCTGCCTGGAGAGTTGGCGAAGCACGCTGTCTCGGAGGGAACCAAGGCGGTTACGAAGTTCACGAGCTCTTGA
- the LOC103845409 gene encoding probable histone H2A.7, whose translation METTGKVKKAFGGRKAGGPKTKSVSKSIKAGLQFPVGRITRFLKKGRYAQRLGGGAPVYMAAVLEYLAAEVLELAGNAARDNKKSRIIPRHLLLAIRNDEEPGKLLSGVTIAHGGVLPNINSVLLPKKSAKSSEDAAPKSPGKSPKKA comes from the exons ATGGAAACCACGGGAAAAGTGAAGAAGGCTTTCGGAGGAAGAAAAGCCGGTGGCCCCAAGACCAAATCCGTCTCGAAATCGATCAAAGCCGGTCTCCAATTCCCGGTGGGAAGAATCACTCGTTTCCTGAAGAAAGGACGTTACGCACAGAGGCTCGGTGGTGGAGCTCCGGTTTACATGGCCGCCGTTCTCGAGTACCTCGCCGCAGAA GTTCTGGAGCTTGCTGGTAACGCTGCGAGAGACAACAAGAAGTCGAGAATCATCCCGAGGCATCTTCTTTTGGCGATTAGGAACGATGAAGAGCCGGGGAAGCTTCTCAGTGGAGTCACGATCGCTCACGGTGGTGTCTTGCCCAACATTAACTCTGTTCTTTTGCCTAAGAAGTCTGCTAAGTCGTCCGAGGATGCTGCACCCAAGTCGCCTGGCAAATCTCCCAAGAAGGCTTAA
- the LOC103845412 gene encoding putative pentatricopeptide repeat-containing protein At5g59900 has protein sequence MKLPRTIPSLSTSHFLHTFRNASSAIDSAQKDSQFIDAVKRIVRGKRSWEIALSRDLVSRRLKPTHVEEILIGTLDEPKLSLRFFNFLGLHRGFDHSTASFCILIHALVKANLFWPASSLLQTLLLRGLNPSEAFHALYSCYEKCKLSSSSSSSFDLLIQHYVRSRKALDGVLVFRMMTKAGLVPEVRTLSALLHGLVHCRHYGLAMEVFEDMINAGVRPDVYIYSGVVHSLCELKDLSRAREMIVRMEESGCDLSVVPYNVLINGLCKKQKVWEAVEVKKSLFRMNLKPDVVTYCTLVHGLCKVQEFEVGLEMMDEMLRLSFSPSESAVSSLVKGLRKRGMIEEALNLVKRIAESDLPPNLFVYNALLDLLCKCRKFEEAELVFDRMGKIGLCPNGVTYSVLIDMFSRRGKLDTAFSFLGRMIDSGLKPTVYPYNSLINGHCKFGDISAAENFMAEMIHKKLEPTVVTYTSLMGGYCSKGKTHSALRLYHEMTGKGIVPSLYTFTTLISGLFRRGLVREAVKLFNEMEGWNIKPNRVTYNVMIEGYCEEGDMGKAFVMQSEMMEKGIAPDTYTYRSLIHGLCSTGRASEAKEFVDGLHKENHELNEICYTTLLHGFCREGRLEEALSVCQEMVRRGVDLDLVCYGVLIDGSLKHKDRKMFLGLLKEMHCKGLKPDDVMYTSMIDAKSKTGDFEEAFGIWDLMINEGCVPNEVTYTAVINGLCKAGFVNEAEILRSKMLIPNQVTYGCFLDILTKGEGDMKKAVELHDAILKGLLASTATYNMLIRGFCRQGRMDEAYELLMKMTGDGVSPDCITYTTMIYEFCRKSDVKKAIELWNSMMERGVRPDRVAYNTMIHGCCVLGEMEKAIELRSEMLRQGLKPNSKTSGTSILNDSSSKS, from the coding sequence ATGAAGCTCCCACGCACGATTCCATCACTCTCAACCTCTCATTTTCTCCATACCTTCAGAAACGCAAGCTCAGCGATCGACTCCGCTCAAAAAGATTCGCAATTCATCGATGCCGTCAAAAGAATCGTGCGCGGGAAACGGAGCTGGGAGATCGCATTGAGCAGAGACCTCGTCTCGAGGAGACTGAAACCCACCCACGTCGAAGAGATCCTGATCGGAACCCTAGACGAACCCAAACTGTCTCTGAGGTTTTTCAATTTCCTCGGCCTGCACAGAGGATTCGACCACTCGACGGCGTCGTTCTGCATCTTGATCCATGCCTTGGTCAAAGCTAATCTCTTTTGGCCAGCGTCGTCTCTCCTGCAGACGCTTCTCCTCCGTGGGCTTAACCCAAGTGAGGCTTTTCACGCGCTTTATAGCTGTTACGAGAAATGTAAGCTTAGTTCGAGTtcaagctcgagttttgatttGTTGATTCAGCATTATGTAAGAAGTAGGAAGGCGTTAGATGGTGTTTTGGTGTTTAGGATGATGACGAAAGCTGGTTTAGTGCCTGAAGTGAGAACCTTGAGTGCGTTGTTACATGGTTTAGTTCATTGTAGGCATTACGGTTTGGCGATGGAGGTGTTTGAGGATATGATCAATGCGGGTGTTCGTCCTGATGTGTATATATACTCAGGAGTGGTGCATAGCTTGTGTGAGTTGAAAGATCTCTCTCGAGCTAGGGAAATGATTGTTCGTATGGAGGAGAGTGGGTGTGATTTGAGTGTAGTTCCGTATAATGTGTTGATTAATGGGCTttgtaagaagcagaaggtctGGGAGGCTGTTGAGGTAAAGAAGAGTTTATTTAGAATGAATCTGAAGCCAGACGTTGTGACATATTGTACTTTAGTACACGGGTTATGTAAAGTGCAAGAGTTTGAGGTTGGGTTGGAGATGATGGATGAGATGTTACGTTTGAGCTTCAGTCCCAGCGAATCTGCAGTTTCAAGTTTGGTAAAAGGGTTAAGGAAGAGGGGGATGATTGAAGAGGCGCTTAACTTGGTTAAAAGAATAGCAGAGAGTGACTTGCCGCCTAATCTATTTGTGTATAATGCGTTGCTTGACTTATTGTGCAAATGTAGAAAGTTTGAGGAAGCTGAGTTGGTATTTGATAGGATGGGGAAGATTGGGTTGTGTCCAAACGGTGTGACCTATTCAGTTTTGATAGATATGTTTTCCAGAAGAGGGAAACTTGACACTGCCTTTAGTTTCCTGGGGAGAATGATTGATTCCGGTTTGAAACCAACTGTGTATCCATACAATTCTCTGATCAACGGGCACTGCAAGTTCGGTGACATTAGTGCAGCTGAGAATTTCATGGCGGAGATGATTCATAAAAAGTTGGAGCCGACGGTGGTAACGTACACATCACTGATGGGTGGATATTGCAGCAAAGGGAAAACACATAGTGCTCTTAGGCTCTATCATGAGATGACAGGGAAAGGTATCGTGCCGAGTTTATATACATTCACCACGCTCATATCAGGTCTTTTCCGCCGCGGGTTGGTCCGTGAGGCTGTAAAGCTATTCAACGAGATGGAGGGATGGAACATTAAACCGAACAGAGTGACTTATAACGTCATGATCGAAGGTTATTGCGAGGAAGGAGACATGGGTAAAGCCTTTGTAATGCAGAGTGAGATGATGGAGAAAGGTATTGCACCGGATACGTATACCTATAGATCGTTGATTCACGGACTGTGTTCAACGGGTCGAGCATCTGAAGCCAAAGAGTTCGTGGATGGGCTCCACAAGGAGAACCATGAACTCAACGAGATATGCTATACCACGCTCTTACATGGGTTTTGCAGAGAAGGGAGATTAGAGGAGGCGTTAAGCGTTTGTCAGGAGATGGTACGAAGAGGTGTGGATTTAGACCTTGTGTGCTATGGTGTTCTTATAGATGGGAGTTTAAAGCACAAAGATCGGAAGATGTTTCTTGGACTTTTGAAGGAGATGCATTGTAAAGGACTCAAGCCTGATGATGTGATGTATACAAGTATGATTGATGCGAAGAGCAAAACGGGAGATTTCGAGGAAGCGTTTGGGATATGGGATTTGATGATAAACGAAGGATGTGTGCCTAATGAAGTCACTTACACTGCTGTTATCAATGGATTATGCAAAGCGGGGTTTGTGAACGAAGCTGAGATTCTACGTTCGAAAATGCTGATTCCTAACCAAGTAACATACGGTTGTTTTCTCGACATTCTCACCAAAGGAGAAGGAGATATGAAGAAAGCTGTGGAGCTCCATGATGCGATATTGAAAGGGCTTTTAGCTAGCACCGCTACGTACAATATGTTGATCCGTGGGTTTTGTAGACAAGGGAGAATGGATGAAGCTTATGAGCTTCTAATGAAGATGACAGGGGATGGTGTTTCTCCTGATTGTATAACCTACACAACTATGATCTATGAGTTTTGTAGGAAGAGCGATGTGAAGAAAGCGATTGAGTTGTGGAACTCGATGATGGAAAGAGGGGTGAGGCCGGATAGAGTAGCGTATAACACCATGATACACGGTTGTTGTGTGTTGGGAGAGATGGAGAAAGCGATTGAATTGAGGAGTGAGATGTTGAGACAAGGCTTGAAGCCTAACTCCAAAACCTCAGGAACAAGTATTTTGAATGATTCTAGTTCGAAATCATGA
- the LOC103845408 gene encoding glycine-rich RNA-binding protein 3, mitochondrial: protein MFLTRLSHRVCYLASPLRCIASRGSCSSKLFVGGLNYDTNEPVLKNESEKYGQVINVRVICDHVSGKSKGYGFVLFDSEEAAASALASMNNQLLEGRQIRVEYARPKGGLDQNPN from the exons ATGTTCCTTACTAGATTATCTCATCGTGTTTGTTATTTAGCATCGCCATTACGATGTATAGCATCTCGAGGTTCTTGTTCTTCAAAATTATTCGTTGGAG GGCTTAACTACGACACAAATGAACCTGTTTTGAAGAATGAGTCTGAAAAATACGGTCAAGTTATAAATG TGAGAGTAATATGCGATCACGTGAGCGGCAAGTCAAAAGGCTATGGATTTGTGCTATTTGATTCAGAAGAAGCAGCTGCAAGTGCCTTAGCTTCCATGAACAATCAG TTACTCGAAGGCAGACAGATTAGAGTTGAATATGCTCGTCCTAAAGGAGGTTTAGATCAGAATCCGAATTAA
- the LOC103845403 gene encoding zinc finger protein ZAT12 yields the protein MVAISEIKSTVETTAANCLMLLSRVGQENVDGGSAKRVFTCKTCLKEFHSFQALGGHRASHKKPNNENLSSLMKKTKASSSHPCPICGVEFPMGQALGGHMRRHRNESGGAGALVTRELLSEAALTTLKKSSSGRLACLDLSLGMVENLNLKLELGRPVC from the coding sequence ATGGTTGCTATTTCAGAGATCAAGTCGACGGTGGAGACTACGGCGGCGAACTGTCTGATGCTCTTATCAAGGGTCGGACAAGAAAACGTTGACGGTGGAAGCGCAAAACGCGTTTTCACATGTAAGACGTGTTTGAAGGAGTTTCATTCGTTTCAAGCGTTGGGAGGTCACCGTGCGAGCCACAAGAAGCCTAACAATGAGAATCTCTCTAGTTTGATGAAGAAGACGAAAGCTTCGTCTTCCCATCCTTGTCCGATATGTGGAGTGGAGTTTCCCATGGGACAAGCTCTAGGAGGACACATGAGGAGACACAGGAACGAGAGTGGCGGCGCCGGCGCGTTGGTTACACGCGAGTTACTGTCGGAGGCGGCGTTGACGACGTTGAAGAAATCAAGCAGTGGGAGGTTGGCTTGTCTGGATCTGAGTTTGGGAATGGTGGAGAATTTGAATCTCAAGTTGGAACTTGGAAGGCCTGtttgttga
- the LOC103845406 gene encoding gibberellin-regulated protein 10-like, whose translation MKMKLATVQFFVISLLLSSSLFMLSNADSSSCNGKCNARCSKAGRQDRCLKYCNICCEKCDDHCVPSGTYGHKDECPCYRDMKNSKGQPKCP comes from the exons ATGAAGATGAAGTTGGCTACCGTTCAATTCTTCGTGATCTCTCTTCTACTCTCATCTTCTTTGTTTATGCTTTCAAACGCAGATTCAT CATCATGCAATGGAAAATGCAATGCGAGATGTTCAAAGGCCGGAAGACAAGATCGGTGTCTCAAGTATTGCAATATATGTTGCGAGAAGTGTGATGATCATTGTGTTCCTTCAGGCACTTATGGACACAAAGATGAGTGTCCTTGTTACCGCGATATGAAGAACTCCAAAGGCCAACCCAAATGTCCATGA
- the LOC103845404 gene encoding ras-related protein RABE1c has product MAAPPARARADYDYLIKLLLIGDSGVGKSCLLLRFSDGSFTTSFITTIGIDFKIRTIELDGKRIKLQIWDTAGQERFRTITTAYYRGAMGILLVYDVTDESSFNNIRNWIRNIEQHASDNVNKILVGNKADMDESKRAVPKAKGQALADEYGIKFFETSAKTNLNVEEVFFSIAKDIKQRLTDTDSRAEPSTIKIGQTDKAAGAGQATQKSACCGT; this is encoded by the exons ATGGCTGCACCACCTGCTAGGGCTAGAGCCGATTACGATTACCTCATCAAGCTTCTCCTTATCGGTGACAGCG GTGTTGGTAAAAGTTGTTTGCTTTTGAGGTTCTCTGATGGCTCTTTCACCACTAGCTTCATCACCACCATTGG GATTGATTTTAAGATAAGGACTATTGAGCTTGATGGCAAACGCATCAAGCTTCAGATTTGGGATACTGCTGGTCAAGAACGTTTCCGAACCATCACCACTG CTTATTACCGAGGGGCAATGGGGATTTTGCTGGTGTATGATGTCACTGACGAGTCATCCTTCAACA ACATTAGGAACTGGATTCGTAACATTGAACAGCACGCTTCGGATAATGTCAACAAGATCTTGGTAGGCAACAAAGCCGATATGGACGAGAGCAAGAGG gctGTACCAAAAGCAAAGGGTCAAGCACTTGCTGATGAATATGGGATCAAGTTCTTTGAAACG AGtgcaaaaacaaatttaaatgtGGAAGAAGTTTTCTTCTCGATTGCAAAGGACATTAAGCAGAGACTCACAGATACTGACTCCAGGGCAGAG CCTTCGACGATTAAGATCGGCCAAACAGACAAGGCAGCTGGAGCTGGTCAGGCTACGCAGAAGTCTGCATGCTGTGGAACTTAA
- the LOC103845405 gene encoding gibberellin-regulated protein 10, producing MKMKLVVLQFFIISLLLSSSLFTLSNADSSPCNGKCNARCSKAGRQDRCLKYCNICCEKCDDHCVPSGTYGNKDECPCYRDMKNSKGEPKCP from the exons ATGAAGATGAAGTTGGTTGTCCTTCAATTCTTCATTATCTCTCTTCTCCTCTCATCTTCTTTGTTTACGCTTTCAAACGCAGATTCAT CACCATGCAATGGAAAATGCAATGCGAGATGTTCAAAGGCCGGAAGACAAGATCGGTGTCTCAAGTATTGCAATATATGTTGCGAGAAGTGTGATGATCATTGTGTTCCTTCAGGCACTTATGGAAACAAAGATGAGTGTCCTTGTTACCGCGATATGAAGAACTCCAAAGGCGAACCTAAATGTCCTTGA
- the LOC103845410 gene encoding actin-depolymerizing factor 3: MANAASGMAVHDDCKLKFLELKAKRTFRFIVYKIEEQQKQVVVEKLGEPGQSHDDFAASLPADECRYAVFDFDFVTAESCQKSKIFFVAWSPDTARVRSKMIYASSKDRFKRELDGIQVELQATDPTEMDLDVFKSRAN, translated from the exons ATG GCTAATGCGGCGTCAGGTATGGCAGTCCATGATGACTGCAAGCTCAAGTTTCTCGAACTCAAGGCTAAAAGGACTTTCCGTTTCATCGTTTACAAGATCGAGGAGCAGCAGAAACAAGTGGTTGTTGAGAAGCTCGGCGAGCCTGGTCAATCCCATGATGACTTTGCAGCTTCTCTTCCTGCTGATGAATGCCGTTACGCCGTTTTCGATTTCGATTTCGTCACTGCTGAGAGTTGCCAGAAGAGCAAGATCTTCTTCGTCGCATG GTCTCCGGACACAGCAAGAGTGAGAAGCAAGATGATCTACGCGAGCTCTAAGGACAGGTTCAAGAGAGAGCTTGACGGAATTCAAGTAGAGCTTCAAGCTACCGATCCAACTGAGATGGATCTCGATGTTTTCAAAAGCCGAGCCAACTGA